From a single Aliidongia dinghuensis genomic region:
- a CDS encoding cold-shock protein, with amino-acid sequence MTASSPSPETIRFITRILAAQPTSVTDVAETIANIVRTVDNLGAATAKTERAPARPAKPAVVETAVEAADDDAAAVAPKLRAERVTVTRARRRNVEEAPEPEPPVDVAPEPAPQPRLLRRAEIVQPEHDPVAALQPVRQTGGAVRGVVKWFDSKTGKGALRLTGVSGDVALERSVLEQSAIKRLYKDQEIEATVEDLGRGRVKLLTLSLPGRSSPAATSLLGGDGTTMVRRQARSILVEVKRDGARAFNAREEAEQVLGGIERLRNTRRMTPSK; translated from the coding sequence ATGACAGCCAGCTCTCCATCACCGGAGACCATTCGTTTCATCACTCGGATTCTCGCAGCCCAGCCCACATCCGTCACGGACGTGGCCGAGACGATCGCGAACATCGTGCGCACCGTCGACAATCTCGGCGCGGCGACCGCCAAGACCGAACGCGCCCCAGCCCGCCCGGCGAAGCCTGCCGTGGTCGAAACCGCGGTCGAGGCGGCGGATGACGACGCTGCCGCGGTGGCGCCGAAGCTTCGCGCCGAGCGCGTCACCGTGACACGTGCGCGCCGCCGGAACGTCGAGGAAGCGCCGGAACCGGAACCACCGGTGGATGTGGCACCGGAGCCGGCGCCGCAGCCGCGCCTGCTGCGCCGGGCCGAGATCGTCCAACCGGAGCATGACCCGGTGGCGGCGCTGCAACCCGTCCGCCAGACCGGTGGCGCCGTGCGCGGCGTCGTCAAATGGTTCGACAGCAAGACCGGCAAGGGCGCCTTGCGCCTGACCGGCGTCTCGGGCGACGTGGCACTCGAGCGCAGCGTGCTCGAGCAGTCGGCGATCAAGCGCCTCTACAAGGACCAGGAGATCGAGGCGACGGTCGAGGATCTGGGACGCGGGCGCGTCAAGCTGCTGACCCTGAGCCTGCCGGGCCGCAGCAGCCCGGCGGCGACCAGTCTCCTGGGCGGCGACGGCACGACCATGGTACGCCGGCAGGCCCGTTCGATCCTGGTCGAGGTCAAGCGCGACGGCGCCCGCGCCTTCAACGCCCGTGAGGAGGCGGAGCAGGTCCTGGGCGGCATCGAGCGGCTGCGCAACACCCGCCGCATGACCCCGTCGAAGTGA
- the lysS gene encoding lysine--tRNA ligase translates to MTASDRPEAPALPRDEAAAFRAANASNEFRQARLGKLEAMKRLGVNPYPYRYERTALATDIERDYADLPAGETTEKTVKVCGRIRAIRNSGMFIDLHDVSGKIQVFCHKDYLPAEQVELVKLLDLGDMIGVTGLVRRTPRGELTVNASEVVVLSKALLPLPEKYHGLSDLETRYRQRYLDLIMNPESRETLRKRSLIIAAIRNFLIERGFLEVETPMLHTIAGGATARPFVTHHNALDMDLYLRIAPELHLKRLIVGGLSDKVFEINRNFRNEGVSPRHNPEFTMMELYWAYADYNDIRTLVEEMVEHAAIAANGTTKVQVGDNEIDFKAPWARRSMLDLVKDATGVDFSTIETAEAARDAAKRLGVKLEGHESWGQAVEAVFGDKVEHTLIQPTHVTDHPLDISPLTKVHRDNPRLVERFETVVNGIELTNAYSELTDPQDQFDRFAEQMKQREKGDDEAQQLDVDFITALEYGLPPTGGLGVGIDRLIMMLTNSPAIRDVIAFPTMRPVA, encoded by the coding sequence ATGACTGCCAGCGACCGGCCCGAGGCCCCTGCCCTGCCGCGCGACGAGGCTGCCGCCTTCCGCGCCGCCAACGCGTCCAACGAATTCCGCCAGGCGCGGCTGGGCAAACTCGAGGCGATGAAGCGGCTGGGTGTTAATCCCTATCCGTATCGCTACGAGCGGACGGCGCTCGCGACCGACATCGAGCGGGACTACGCGGATCTCCCGGCCGGCGAGACGACGGAGAAGACGGTCAAGGTGTGCGGCCGCATCCGGGCGATCCGCAATTCCGGCATGTTCATCGACCTGCACGACGTAAGCGGCAAGATCCAGGTGTTCTGCCACAAGGATTACTTGCCGGCGGAGCAGGTCGAGCTCGTGAAGCTCCTGGACCTCGGCGACATGATCGGCGTCACCGGCCTCGTCCGGCGCACGCCGCGCGGTGAGCTCACGGTCAATGCGAGCGAGGTCGTTGTGCTGTCGAAGGCGCTCCTGCCGCTGCCCGAGAAGTACCACGGTCTCTCCGATCTCGAGACGCGCTACCGCCAGCGCTACCTCGACCTGATCATGAATCCGGAAAGCCGCGAGACGCTCCGGAAGCGCAGCCTGATCATCGCCGCGATCCGCAACTTCCTGATCGAGCGCGGCTTCCTCGAGGTCGAGACGCCGATGCTGCACACGATCGCGGGCGGCGCCACGGCGCGGCCGTTCGTGACGCATCACAATGCGCTCGACATGGATCTCTACCTGCGCATCGCGCCCGAGCTGCACCTGAAGCGGCTCATCGTCGGCGGCCTCTCCGACAAGGTGTTCGAGATCAACCGGAACTTCCGCAACGAGGGCGTCTCGCCGCGGCACAATCCGGAATTCACCATGATGGAGCTCTACTGGGCCTACGCCGACTACAACGACATCCGGACCCTGGTCGAAGAGATGGTCGAGCATGCGGCAATCGCCGCCAACGGCACGACCAAGGTCCAGGTCGGCGACAACGAGATCGACTTCAAGGCGCCGTGGGCGCGCCGCTCGATGCTCGACCTCGTCAAAGATGCGACCGGCGTCGATTTCAGCACGATCGAGACGGCCGAGGCGGCGCGCGACGCGGCCAAGCGCCTCGGCGTCAAGCTCGAGGGGCACGAGAGCTGGGGCCAGGCGGTCGAGGCCGTATTCGGCGACAAGGTCGAGCACACGCTGATCCAGCCGACCCACGTCACGGACCATCCGCTCGACATCTCGCCGCTCACCAAGGTCCACCGGGACAATCCAAGGTTGGTCGAGCGATTCGAGACCGTGGTCAACGGCATCGAGCTTACCAACGCCTATTCCGAGCTCACCGACCCGCAGGACCAGTTCGACCGCTTCGCCGAGCAGATGAAGCAGCGCGAGAAGGGCGATGACGAGGCCCAGCAGCTCGACGTCGATTTCATCACGGCGCTCGAATACGGTCTGCCGCCCACGGGCGGCCTTGGCGTCGGCATCGACCGGCTGATCATGATGCTGACCAACAGCCCGGCGATTCGCGACGTGATCGCGTTCCCGACCATGCGTCCGGTCGCCTGA
- a CDS encoding MmcB family DNA repair protein — MAPSEAGAKVQPGVLLARGVCRMVAAHGLAGLTEMPLANGRRADVMAVDRTGEISIVEVKSSIEDFRADHKWPDYREFCDRLFFAVPETFPVELIPEDCGLILADGFGAEIVRPAPEHRLAAARRKAVTLRFAHLAALRLQRLVDPAITAEAAW; from the coding sequence ATGGCGCCGAGCGAAGCAGGGGCGAAGGTGCAGCCCGGCGTGCTGCTGGCGCGTGGCGTGTGCCGCATGGTCGCGGCCCACGGGCTCGCAGGCCTGACCGAGATGCCGCTCGCCAACGGCCGGCGCGCGGATGTGATGGCAGTCGACCGGACCGGCGAGATTTCGATCGTCGAGGTCAAGTCGTCGATCGAGGATTTCCGTGCCGACCACAAATGGCCGGACTATCGCGAATTCTGCGACCGGCTGTTCTTCGCCGTGCCGGAAACCTTCCCGGTCGAGCTCATCCCCGAAGATTGCGGCCTGATCCTGGCCGACGGGTTCGGGGCCGAGATCGTGCGTCCGGCGCCGGAGCACCGGCTGGCGGCGGCCCGGCGCAAGGCGGTGACGCTGCGCTTTGCCCATCTGGCGGCGCTCAGGCTGCAGCGGCTCGTCGATCCGGCGATCACGGCGGAGGCGGCCTGGTGA
- a CDS encoding alpha-ketoglutarate-dependent dioxygenase AlkB has product MTRLAVGPGITLFKALAGDEVLLAALAVIEACPPRRMMTPGGKSMSVAMTNCGPLGWVTDRDGYRYVAEDPLTGEPWPAMPAPMALLATEAAAAAGFPGFAPEACLVNLYDIESRMGAHQDRDEQDRAAPIVSVSFGLAARFRIGGTSRGGMTRSFLLEHGDVLVFGGPARLAYHGVDRILPGRHSALGERRLNLTFRRVNEAR; this is encoded by the coding sequence GTGACGCGGCTCGCCGTCGGTCCCGGCATCACGCTCTTCAAGGCGCTTGCCGGTGACGAGGTGCTGCTGGCGGCACTCGCCGTCATCGAGGCTTGTCCGCCGCGACGGATGATGACGCCGGGCGGCAAGTCCATGTCGGTTGCCATGACCAATTGCGGCCCCCTCGGCTGGGTTACCGACCGCGACGGCTATCGCTATGTCGCCGAGGATCCGCTGACCGGGGAGCCATGGCCGGCCATGCCCGCGCCCATGGCGCTGCTCGCGACCGAGGCGGCCGCGGCGGCAGGCTTCCCGGGCTTCGCGCCCGAGGCCTGCCTCGTGAACCTCTACGACATCGAGTCGCGCATGGGCGCGCACCAGGATCGCGACGAGCAGGACCGTGCGGCGCCGATCGTCTCGGTGTCGTTCGGCCTTGCGGCACGCTTCCGCATCGGCGGCACCAGCCGCGGCGGGATGACGCGCTCGTTCCTGCTCGAGCATGGCGATGTGCTGGTGTTCGGCGGTCCGGCGCGGCTCGCCTATCATGGCGTCGACCGGATCCTGCCCGGCCGCCATTCGGCGCTGGGCGAACGGCGCCTCAACCTGACCTTTCGTCGGGTGAACGAAGCGCGATGA
- the panC gene encoding pantoate--beta-alanine ligase — protein sequence MSTTAPPILRTVADLRDQIARWRREGARIGLIPTMGALHDGHMALVRRALDAGERAVVSIFVNPTQFGPNEDFAAYPRREAEDVAKLAAIGGHLVWAPMVEEMYPEGFATHVAVSRLTDGLDGPFRPGHFQGVATVVTKLLLQVLPDRAYFGEKDYQQLQVVRRMVRDLDIPTEIVGVPTVREADGLALSSRNVYLSPEERRIAAMLPQVMRETADAALAGQVPFAELLAAAKARLAAEGFGPIDYVSIYDAERLVPVEDLARPARLFAAARIGRTRLIDNIPIEASAA from the coding sequence ATGTCGACCACTGCTCCGCCGATTCTCCGCACCGTCGCCGACCTGCGCGATCAAATCGCTCGCTGGCGCCGCGAAGGGGCCCGCATCGGTCTCATCCCGACCATGGGCGCGCTCCACGACGGGCATATGGCGCTCGTTCGGCGGGCGCTCGACGCCGGCGAGCGCGCCGTGGTCAGCATCTTCGTCAACCCGACGCAGTTCGGACCGAACGAGGATTTCGCCGCCTATCCGCGCCGGGAGGCCGAGGACGTTGCCAAGCTTGCGGCGATCGGCGGCCATCTGGTCTGGGCGCCGATGGTCGAGGAAATGTATCCCGAGGGTTTCGCTACCCATGTCGCCGTGTCCCGCCTGACGGATGGGCTCGACGGCCCGTTCCGTCCCGGGCATTTCCAGGGTGTCGCGACCGTCGTCACGAAGCTGTTGCTGCAGGTCCTGCCGGACCGCGCCTATTTCGGCGAGAAGGACTACCAGCAGCTGCAGGTAGTCCGCCGCATGGTCCGCGACCTCGATATCCCGACCGAGATCGTGGGCGTGCCGACGGTGCGCGAGGCGGATGGCTTGGCGCTCTCGTCGCGCAACGTCTATTTGAGCCCCGAGGAGCGCCGGATCGCGGCGATGCTGCCGCAGGTGATGCGCGAGACGGCCGACGCGGCGCTCGCCGGGCAGGTGCCGTTTGCCGAGCTCCTGGCCGCGGCGAAGGCGCGCCTCGCGGCCGAGGGCTTCGGGCCGATCGACTACGTGTCGATCTACGATGCCGAGCGGCTGGTGCCGGTCGAGGACCTGGCGCGACCGGCCCGGCTGTTCGCCGCAGCCCGGATCGGTCGAACCCGGCTCATCGACAATATCCCGATCGAAGCCTCGGCAGCATGA
- a CDS encoding branched-chain amino acid ABC transporter permease translates to MLPPRFDRAVSLLLVLLLVGLTLGGCRDSTQQIDICGRALETLLDAGPTDFAVAPAEGPEGAVTVALTPHTGRAAHRGSCTFAPIEHLHDQPALQAVELDQVPVSPPRLIMLAAAIGVPVDLGALADQGPVSAPPGRSVPYFVQELLNGLVLGAVLALVAVGYSLVYGVTGTIQFAFGQIYAAGALLTILLVAFGAGLGAARGAALLSFVGVVILGVMALWGWVIDRIAYRPLRDQGRLTPLLAGIGLAIVLENGLRLGQGANDKWQDPIFTGRHQLFEKAGFPVVIGDTQLIVLGLALVVGALFAWIIKSSRIGRIYRACADDLFMASMVGINIDRTVGLTSAVGAALAALAGLIVSVYYGEADFSMGFVIGFKALTAALLGGFGSLSGAVIGGFAIGMLETFWTAYLGYAYRDVAVFGVLCLVLIYRPQGLFGVEESQA, encoded by the coding sequence ATGTTGCCGCCCCGATTCGACCGGGCCGTCTCGCTGCTGTTGGTCCTGCTGCTGGTGGGATTGACGCTCGGCGGGTGCCGGGACTCGACCCAGCAGATCGACATCTGCGGGCGGGCGCTCGAAACCCTGCTCGACGCCGGGCCGACCGACTTCGCGGTGGCGCCGGCCGAAGGGCCGGAGGGGGCGGTGACGGTCGCGCTCACGCCGCATACCGGTCGGGCGGCCCACCGCGGCAGCTGCACCTTCGCGCCGATCGAGCATCTGCATGACCAGCCGGCACTGCAAGCGGTTGAACTCGACCAGGTGCCCGTGTCGCCGCCGCGGCTCATCATGCTCGCCGCCGCGATCGGCGTGCCGGTCGATCTGGGCGCCCTTGCGGACCAGGGGCCGGTCAGCGCACCGCCCGGCCGCAGCGTGCCCTATTTCGTGCAGGAGCTGCTGAACGGCCTGGTGCTGGGCGCAGTCCTGGCGCTGGTCGCGGTGGGCTATTCGCTCGTCTACGGCGTGACCGGCACCATCCAGTTCGCCTTCGGCCAGATCTATGCCGCGGGCGCACTGCTCACGATCCTGCTGGTGGCCTTCGGCGCCGGGCTGGGTGCCGCCCGCGGTGCCGCCCTCCTCAGTTTTGTCGGCGTTGTCATTTTGGGCGTCATGGCGCTCTGGGGCTGGGTCATCGATCGGATCGCCTATCGGCCACTGCGCGACCAGGGGCGGTTGACGCCGCTCCTGGCCGGGATCGGCCTCGCGATCGTGCTGGAGAATGGGCTGCGCCTTGGCCAGGGTGCCAACGACAAGTGGCAGGACCCGATCTTCACCGGGCGCCACCAGCTGTTCGAGAAGGCGGGCTTCCCGGTCGTGATCGGCGATACCCAGCTGATCGTGCTGGGCCTGGCCCTGGTCGTGGGGGCGCTCTTCGCCTGGATCATCAAGTCGAGCCGCATCGGGCGGATCTATCGGGCCTGTGCCGACGACCTGTTCATGGCCTCGATGGTCGGCATCAACATCGACCGGACCGTCGGCCTAACGTCGGCAGTGGGGGCGGCGCTTGCGGCCCTCGCCGGGCTGATCGTCTCGGTCTATTACGGCGAGGCCGATTTCTCGATGGGCTTCGTCATCGGCTTCAAGGCGCTGACGGCGGCACTGCTCGGCGGGTTCGGCTCGCTCTCCGGTGCCGTGATCGGCGGCTTCGCGATTGGCATGCTCGAGACGTTCTGGACGGCCTATCTCGGCTATGCCTATCGCGACGTCGCGGTGTTCGGCGTGCTCTGCCTGGTGCTGATCTACCGGCCGCAAGGCCTGTTCGGCGTCGAGGAGTCGCAGGCCTAG